Proteins co-encoded in one Arthrobacter alpinus genomic window:
- a CDS encoding DUF3040 domain-containing protein — translation MPLSEHEQRLLDQLEQQLHAEDPKFANALSSSPARSMSTRNIVIGVLVMIVGLLILLGGVATHLILVGVLGFLIMGAGVYVAVSKAKSSGAGPAASKDGVKSAAKQKSGFMSNLEEKWDERRREQ, via the coding sequence ATGCCCCTCTCTGAGCACGAACAGAGATTGCTGGATCAACTAGAGCAGCAACTGCATGCTGAAGATCCCAAATTTGCCAATGCCTTGTCGAGCTCGCCAGCGCGATCAATGTCGACGCGAAACATCGTTATTGGCGTCTTGGTGATGATTGTTGGGCTGCTCATACTGCTCGGTGGTGTGGCGACGCACCTGATACTGGTGGGTGTTCTGGGTTTCCTCATCATGGGTGCGGGAGTCTATGTAGCAGTTTCGAAGGCAAAATCCAGCGGTGCAGGACCAGCCGCGAGCAAAGACGGAGTCAAGTCTGCAGCGAAGCAGAAGAGTGGTTTCATGAGCAACCTCGAAGAAAAGTGGGACGAACGCCGTCGCGAGCAGTAA
- the dinB gene encoding DNA polymerase IV, with protein sequence MHVDMDAFFVSAELRTRPELKGKMVIVGHPEGRSVVLSASYEARARGVRSAMPMSTAQRICPTAVVIAPQHQLYQQISGQIMEIFHSITDTVEQLSVDEAFLDVSGSLRRLGTPLEIGAQIRARIAAELGITASVGIASSKFVAKVASTRCKPNGMMLIEKSRTVEYLHTLPVEALWGVGEKTRQSLARLGIFTVADVAATPLSTLQRALGVTGANLHALAWGIDPRPVTPAHQEKSIGAEETFAVDTHDDEILTRELLRLSHRVAARMRQGGFSGRTVALKVKYADFSAISRSRTLGAGTDSAATIYGAAVALLQGLGPRSQAVRLIGVRMEKLEAVHEVPLQLELDPRDEHSRNAQAVGDAIAARFGSAKIGPARLLKPRDQP encoded by the coding sequence ATGCATGTTGACATGGACGCCTTCTTTGTCTCAGCGGAGCTGCGCACACGTCCGGAACTCAAGGGGAAGATGGTCATTGTGGGCCATCCCGAGGGGCGCTCGGTAGTATTGTCCGCTTCCTACGAAGCCCGCGCCCGTGGCGTCCGTTCAGCCATGCCCATGTCCACGGCACAGCGGATCTGTCCAACCGCCGTCGTTATCGCTCCACAACACCAGCTCTACCAACAGATTTCCGGCCAGATCATGGAGATCTTTCATTCCATCACTGACACAGTTGAGCAGCTCAGCGTTGACGAGGCGTTCCTGGACGTCAGTGGATCCTTGCGCCGGCTGGGTACGCCGCTGGAGATTGGCGCCCAGATTCGTGCTCGCATTGCCGCCGAACTGGGCATCACGGCATCGGTGGGCATTGCTTCCAGCAAATTTGTGGCCAAGGTAGCCTCCACCCGGTGCAAGCCGAACGGGATGATGCTGATCGAAAAGTCCCGCACGGTGGAGTATTTGCACACCCTCCCCGTGGAAGCGCTCTGGGGCGTGGGGGAGAAAACCCGCCAGTCACTTGCCCGGCTGGGGATCTTTACCGTGGCCGACGTCGCTGCGACACCGCTCTCCACATTACAACGGGCGCTGGGCGTCACCGGCGCGAACCTGCACGCCCTAGCGTGGGGGATCGATCCGCGGCCGGTCACCCCTGCTCACCAGGAGAAGAGCATTGGTGCCGAAGAGACATTTGCCGTTGACACGCACGACGACGAGATTCTCACCAGGGAGTTGCTCAGACTCTCACACCGGGTGGCCGCACGGATGCGTCAAGGGGGTTTTAGCGGGCGTACCGTTGCACTGAAAGTGAAGTACGCCGACTTTTCCGCCATCAGCCGCTCACGAACTCTCGGAGCAGGGACAGATAGTGCCGCCACCATTTACGGCGCGGCAGTGGCGCTATTGCAGGGCCTCGGGCCGCGATCCCAAGCGGTGCGGCTGATCGGCGTTCGCATGGAAAAGCTCGAAGCTGTCCACGAGGTGCCGCTGCAACTTGAGTTGGATCCGCGGGATGAGCATTCACGCAACGCGCAGGCAGTGGGGGATGCCATTGCTGCCCGTTTTGGAAGCGCCAAGATTGGTCCCGCCAGGCTCCTGAAACCCCGCGATCAGCCCTAG
- a CDS encoding polyprenyl synthetase family protein, producing the protein MNHTPAQSDVSIVGEHDAFIAAVAQQLNSFLAEKHELLAQISPATLVLVDSIKTLVTGGKRMRALLCYWGWRGAGGAADAQAVIQAGAALELFQAAALIHDDIIDRSDTRRGGPSVHKQFSTLHTDSKWSLDDERFGHAAAILTGDLCLSLSEEMFSRIDTGSSSRARDVFNIMRTEVMAGQYLDILEEVAGPSKPHETAVARASAIIRYKSAKYSSEHPLVLGGALAGADESMLNDYSAFALPLGEAFQLRDDVLGVFGDPAQTGKPAGDDLREGKRTVLVGLTIDAAGEADRDFVDQNLGRQDLSETDVAKLCAIMVESGALERTEAMIAALSTEAFTALAELHVSETVREALLTLGQSAVSRTS; encoded by the coding sequence ATGAACCACACGCCTGCCCAGTCAGACGTCTCCATTGTCGGCGAACACGACGCATTCATTGCGGCGGTTGCACAGCAGCTCAATAGCTTCCTGGCGGAAAAACACGAGCTTCTGGCGCAGATCTCTCCGGCAACTCTGGTTCTTGTTGACTCCATCAAGACCCTGGTCACCGGTGGCAAGCGCATGCGAGCTCTGCTGTGTTACTGGGGTTGGCGCGGTGCCGGTGGCGCCGCCGATGCACAGGCCGTCATCCAGGCCGGCGCTGCCTTGGAACTCTTCCAGGCTGCGGCACTGATTCATGATGACATCATCGATCGCTCAGACACTCGCCGCGGCGGTCCCAGTGTCCACAAACAATTCAGCACGTTGCACACTGATAGCAAATGGTCTCTGGACGACGAACGGTTTGGTCATGCCGCAGCCATTCTCACCGGCGATCTTTGCCTGTCATTGAGCGAAGAAATGTTCTCCCGGATCGATACCGGATCATCGAGCCGGGCCAGGGACGTTTTTAACATTATGCGCACCGAAGTCATGGCCGGGCAGTATTTGGACATTCTGGAGGAAGTGGCTGGACCGTCGAAACCTCACGAGACAGCTGTTGCTAGAGCGTCGGCAATTATTCGCTATAAGAGCGCTAAGTATTCCTCCGAGCACCCGCTGGTGTTGGGCGGAGCCTTGGCCGGGGCCGACGAGTCCATGCTCAACGATTACAGCGCCTTCGCCCTGCCGCTTGGCGAGGCTTTTCAGCTGCGCGATGACGTCTTGGGCGTCTTTGGGGATCCGGCTCAGACCGGGAAACCGGCTGGCGATGACCTACGGGAAGGCAAGCGCACGGTTTTGGTGGGGCTGACCATCGATGCCGCTGGGGAGGCAGACCGTGACTTTGTTGACCAAAACTTGGGCCGTCAGGATCTGAGCGAAACCGACGTTGCCAAGCTGTGCGCCATCATGGTTGAGTCAGGTGCCTTGGAACGCACCGAGGCTATGATTGCCGCGCTGAGCACGGAAGCCTTCACGGCTTTGGCAGAACTGCACGTTTCAGAAACTGTTCGCGAAGCACTGCTGACCTTGGGCCAGAGCGCCGTATCCAGAACGTCCTGA
- a CDS encoding Rv2175c family DNA-binding protein: MSNLESVVSEWLPLPDVAQKLDVSVTKVHALVKDGSLLAARIGERNIRAVPAAFIVDDHILESLRGTITVLQDAGFEDEEAIEWLFTADESLPGRPIDALHAGRKTEIRRRAGALGW, translated from the coding sequence GTGAGTAATCTTGAATCAGTAGTCAGCGAATGGCTGCCCTTGCCCGATGTTGCCCAGAAACTTGATGTTTCGGTAACCAAAGTCCATGCCCTCGTCAAAGACGGCTCCTTGCTGGCCGCACGTATTGGAGAGCGCAACATTCGCGCCGTTCCTGCTGCGTTCATCGTCGATGACCACATCTTGGAAAGCCTCCGCGGCACCATCACGGTGCTTCAAGACGCAGGTTTTGAAGATGAAGAAGCCATCGAGTGGCTCTTCACAGCGGATGAGTCCCTGCCTGGGCGTCCCATTGACGCCTTGCATGCAGGCCGGAAAACAGAAATCCGTCGACGCGCAGGCGCTCTCGGCTGGTAA
- a CDS encoding LysM peptidoglycan-binding domain-containing protein, which translates to MTPTRPSANGGKQLAAVATAAIPVVMLSSLAMAVPATAAPTHPGTQPHGSHGALNSADVLAAIHARTAQLQAKASSIPAAVVASSLPTAVTATPLVAQTQVAQALIAKTAANIRYTVKSGDTVSAIAAKHGVSTSNVLSLNKLSNASIIYPGQVLVISGAAKSTAAAPSTSTATAAASYTVKSGDTLSGIASKHKVSLGSIFSLNGLNGSSVIHPGQKIKVGGTAQAATPSAPSTAAPTATTSGSQSYIVKSGDTLSGIASKHKVSLGSIFSLNGLNGSSVIHPGQKIKVGGTAQAATPSAPSTAAPTATTSGKYTIKSGDTLGAIAAKHGVSLSALASANGITVNGVIYPGKVLTIPGLKSSSSSITPLAPKPALTPEQEVPSTFLHYTYPAAVVADANKNKAALLAAPSPTRAQMKQIVSSTASKMGVDPALAMAFAQQESGFNHQSVSPANAIGTMQVIPDAGDWASGLVGRKLNLLDPYDNVTAGVAIIRALLRGAPTEDLAIAGYYQGEYSVHLYGMYPDTVNYVAGIKANRNLFR; encoded by the coding sequence ATGACGCCAACACGCCCGTCTGCCAACGGCGGCAAGCAGCTTGCCGCCGTTGCCACAGCAGCTATTCCCGTTGTTATGCTCTCGTCCCTGGCGATGGCGGTCCCAGCGACTGCAGCCCCCACTCACCCCGGAACTCAACCGCACGGTAGCCATGGAGCCCTGAACTCCGCAGATGTGTTGGCAGCCATTCATGCGCGAACTGCGCAACTACAGGCCAAAGCCTCCAGCATCCCGGCAGCCGTCGTTGCCAGCTCCTTGCCGACAGCCGTGACCGCCACACCTCTCGTAGCCCAGACACAGGTGGCGCAGGCGCTCATTGCCAAAACCGCCGCCAACATTCGGTACACCGTTAAGTCCGGTGATACCGTCTCTGCCATCGCGGCCAAGCACGGTGTCAGCACATCGAACGTCCTGAGTTTGAACAAACTCTCAAACGCTTCGATCATTTACCCAGGGCAGGTCCTGGTGATCTCAGGAGCCGCCAAGTCCACGGCCGCCGCTCCCAGCACGTCCACCGCCACAGCCGCAGCAAGCTACACGGTCAAGTCCGGGGATACCCTCAGCGGCATTGCCAGCAAGCACAAGGTCAGCCTGGGCTCAATCTTCTCGCTGAACGGGCTCAACGGCAGCTCCGTGATCCACCCCGGCCAGAAAATCAAGGTAGGCGGAACCGCCCAGGCGGCAACGCCGTCGGCCCCGTCAACGGCGGCACCCACGGCCACCACATCCGGCTCGCAAAGCTACATCGTCAAGTCCGGGGACACGCTCAGCGGCATTGCCAGCAAGCACAAGGTCAGCCTGGGCTCAATCTTCTCGCTGAACGGGCTCAACGGCAGCTCCGTGATCCACCCCGGCCAGAAAATCAAGGTAGGCGGAACCGCCCAGGCGGCAACGCCGTCGGCCCCGTCAACGGCGGCACCCACGGCCACCACGTCCGGCAAGTACACCATCAAGTCCGGCGATACTCTGGGCGCCATTGCCGCCAAGCACGGCGTGAGCCTCTCCGCCTTGGCCTCAGCCAACGGCATCACGGTCAACGGCGTGATTTACCCCGGCAAGGTCCTCACCATCCCCGGCCTGAAGTCCAGTTCAAGCTCGATCACGCCCCTTGCGCCGAAACCGGCCCTGACCCCGGAGCAGGAGGTGCCCAGCACGTTCCTGCACTACACCTACCCTGCCGCGGTAGTAGCAGATGCCAACAAGAACAAGGCTGCTCTGCTGGCCGCACCCTCTCCTACCCGTGCACAGATGAAACAGATCGTCTCCAGCACGGCCTCCAAGATGGGTGTTGACCCCGCTCTAGCTATGGCTTTCGCACAGCAGGAATCCGGGTTCAACCACCAGTCGGTCTCCCCCGCCAATGCCATTGGCACCATGCAGGTCATTCCCGACGCCGGGGATTGGGCATCCGGACTGGTAGGACGCAAGCTGAACTTGTTGGACCCGTACGACAACGTGACAGCAGGTGTGGCCATCATCCGCGCATTGCTGCGAGGAGCACCCACCGAGGACCTGGCGATTGCCGGTTACTACCAAGGGGAATACTCGGTCCACCTCTACGGGATGTACCCGGATACAGTGAACTACGTAGCTGGTATCAAGGCGAACCGGAACCTGTTCCGCTAA